The genome window TTCCCTCCGTGATCTGAGGCAAGGTCCACGCTACGACCTCGTTCCACAGGCGGCTGCTTGCTCCCCAGCTCACCCAATCGGGAGCCCATTTCCCTTCGAGGTCGCTCGTCCATGCTGCTGCCCTGCCTAGGCCATATTGCCATCGGGCGAGGATCGGATCTTCATCCATGCTGACCAGCTGCATTTCCGCTGTCTGCTTCAATGTCGTGGCGATGTAGGCTCGCAGAGGCGGCAGCGACTGGCGAAGAGATGACCATCCTCCCACCGAGGCAAGGATCGGCTCCTGCGGCTTTTCCACGATGAATGTCCGGCTGGCCAAAGCTGTTTCTTTACTGAAGATTTTAGGTATCGATTCGGCATCTGCCGCAAAGTAGTACCTGCCATTCCCACCATCGGCAATCATCTGCAGCAGCTGTGTGTCCGCATCGTCTCCTACTGCGACGGTCGAAACCGTGATATTTTCTCCCTTCATCTGTTGGAGAAGACCTGCGTAGTCGTCATTCAGGCCCGATTGCCCATCCGTCAAAAGGATCACGTGCTTGCGCTTGGTATTCATCGTCTTTACCCGCTCATAAGCCAGCTGGAGGGCAGGATAAATATCCGTTCCGCCATCCGCGTAGATGCTGCCGATCTGCTGCTGGATCGTCTCCAGCTTGGTGACGTTCTGGGGAGCAACGACTTCCCAAGGACTGCCGTCAAAGGCGATGACGCCGATCTGGTCCTGTCCGTTCATCATGGTGGTAGCACGGATCGCTGCTTCCTTGGCCAGCTCCATTTTGTCCACGCCACGGGCATCGCCTGTCATACTGCCTGATTTGTCGATCACAAGCTGCAGCCCCAGCGAAGGCAGTTCTTCCTTCCCCCTGAGATCCATATGCACAGGCAGTGCTTCCTCAATCGGGGTCTGGAACCAGCCGCCCATCCCGAAGCTGTCTGCCCCACCTGTCATGATGAGCCCCATGCCCAGATCGCGGACCGCCGTTCGCATGCGTTCCATGTCCGCATCCCCCATTTGGGTCGCGGATACGTCCGCCAGCACGATCGTTGCGTATTTTTTGTACCCCTCCATTTCCTTTGGCAGCAGCTTGATGTCCCGTACATCAACACTCATATGGCCTGCTTTCAGTGCATGGACCAGATTGCTAGCCGCTCCCGGGTGGCCTTCCGTTACCAGCACCACAGGCGCTCCCGCTACTTGTGTGTACGTTGTTGCCTGATTGTTTGCCTGTACGGTATCCTTTTGCGGCTCGATTTCTACCCGGTAGCGGTGAAAGCCTTGCTGCATGGCCTTTTGCGTGAAGACGAACCGATTTTTCCCCTTCTCGATGGACACCGTCTGACTGCCGGCTTCCTGGTTCCCCTCGTACAAGCGCAAAGTCGCTTCGGTAGCCAGCGTGCTCTCGACATCCACACGGATCCCGTATTCTTCTCCTGCATACAAGCGCTGCGGCATCTGCACAGACGAGAGCACGACTTCGTCTCCCAGCGGCTGCTGCAAAGAAACCGCCTCCACTGCGACACCGC of Brevibacillus choshinensis contains these proteins:
- a CDS encoding VWA domain-containing protein, translated to MGIDFALPLALLLLLPVAYVMVRWWQKEKQMPRGRKVIIAVLRSLVFLLLVFSLAGTQLLTPVQAKTIVFVVDRSASMKDDPRIAAFLREAIAAKQPEDQYAVVSLGGQAAVDQPLTTRDELQPLGVEVNRNATNLADGIRLAAAMIPSHARGKVVLVTDGIATSGDTARQTKLAVDRGVAVEAVSLQQPLGDEVVLSSVQMPQRLYAGEEYGIRVDVESTLATEATLRLYEGNQEAGSQTVSIEKGKNRFVFTQKAMQQGFHRYRVEIEPQKDTVQANNQATTYTQVAGAPVVLVTEGHPGAASNLVHALKAGHMSVDVRDIKLLPKEMEGYKKYATIVLADVSATQMGDADMERMRTAVRDLGMGLIMTGGADSFGMGGWFQTPIEEALPVHMDLRGKEELPSLGLQLVIDKSGSMTGDARGVDKMELAKEAAIRATTMMNGQDQIGVIAFDGSPWEVVAPQNVTKLETIQQQIGSIYADGGTDIYPALQLAYERVKTMNTKRKHVILLTDGQSGLNDDYAGLLQQMKGENITVSTVAVGDDADTQLLQMIADGGNGRYYFAADAESIPKIFSKETALASRTFIVEKPQEPILASVGGWSSLRQSLPPLRAYIATTLKQTAEMQLVSMDEDPILARWQYGLGRAAAWTSDLEGKWAPDWVSWGASSRLWNEVVAWTLPQITEGTWKTETQLEGSAGRVTVTIPAGAAMPQELEAIVLNQEMQREVIRLKPTAPGVLAGEFAAADPGSYMIQITEKESGQVVASQTTGLTVAFSPEYGMPRDGEIEMKGWLTAGGGSLIAKPSEAFAGRLPDKWDTQSISEWLLMLSALLWPFDVAARRLQLPDHWWAKAMNLWRRKPQAQTESGRQEVLSRLGEKRSGIQRGADPVLSADAAGAAEAKTPRSKGSQGSQQKESANEPDAADKTFNRLLEAKKRRTK